In Mycobacterium stomatepiae, the following are encoded in one genomic region:
- a CDS encoding AI-2E family transporter: MAAAAGVAVTYGAVLVLEAMSSILLLIGVAFFLALGLEPATSWFVNHKLPRWAATTLVFAIFLALLGAFVGAAIPPLAQQAGELIHEAPHYIQQAQDHSSAVGRLNDRFHLQERITDSLNGSGGSILNDLVSAGTAIFEAVADILIVAVLTVYFLVDMPRIRTTLYRLVPHTRRPRAILIGDEVFAKVGAYVLGNVLISVIAGVATFIWLTAFAVPYSLLLGIFVAVFDLIPVVGSTIAGFVVAAVALTVSLPVCIGTIVFFVVFRLAEDYLLVPKIIGRAVNVSALITVVAALIGGSLLGIVGALVAIPIAAALQLLAQEILFPRLDKL, translated from the coding sequence ATGGCAGCGGCCGCCGGCGTCGCCGTCACCTACGGGGCAGTGCTTGTCCTGGAAGCAATGTCGTCGATACTGCTGCTCATCGGTGTGGCGTTCTTTCTTGCACTGGGTCTCGAACCGGCAACTTCGTGGTTCGTCAATCACAAACTGCCGCGGTGGGCGGCGACCACGTTGGTGTTCGCGATCTTTCTTGCACTACTGGGTGCCTTTGTTGGTGCGGCTATCCCGCCGCTCGCCCAACAAGCGGGTGAGCTGATACACGAAGCGCCGCATTACATCCAGCAGGCCCAGGATCACTCCTCGGCTGTCGGTAGGCTCAACGATCGTTTCCATCTGCAGGAGCGGATCACCGACTCCCTCAACGGTTCGGGAGGATCGATCCTCAATGATTTGGTCAGTGCGGGAACCGCCATCTTCGAAGCGGTCGCCGACATCCTCATCGTCGCGGTGTTGACGGTGTACTTCCTGGTCGACATGCCCCGCATCCGCACCACCCTTTACCGATTGGTGCCACACACCCGGCGGCCGCGCGCCATCCTCATCGGCGACGAAGTCTTCGCCAAGGTCGGTGCCTACGTTTTAGGCAACGTATTGATCTCGGTCATCGCCGGGGTTGCCACCTTCATTTGGCTGACCGCGTTCGCGGTACCCTACTCGCTGCTGCTTGGCATCTTCGTGGCCGTCTTCGACCTGATCCCGGTCGTCGGGTCGACGATCGCCGGTTTCGTCGTCGCCGCTGTCGCGCTCACCGTGTCGCTTCCGGTGTGCATCGGAACCATCGTGTTCTTCGTGGTGTTCCGGCTCGCCGAGGACTACCTTCTGGTGCCCAAGATCATTGGACGAGCGGTCAATGTTTCGGCGCTGATCACCGTGGTGGCCGCATTGATCGGCGGCTCGCTGCTCGGGATCGTCGGAGCGCTTGTTGCCATCCCGATCGCGGCTGCCCTGCAGCTCCTGGCGCAGGAAATTCTGTTTCCGCGACTCGACAAGCTGTGA
- a CDS encoding FAD-dependent oxidoreductase, which produces MTSLWVSDRVEQPWAVSKLDDGPRSADVVVIGAGITGLMTAVLLARAGKDVLVLEARTVGACATGNTTAKVSLLQGSHLSKILSKHGKGVARAYVDGNREGQQWILDHCASHGVAVQREDAYTYAQSAKGILAARAELKACQTIGIPAAWEDDAKVPFPYHGGVRLAEQAQFDPMSFLDTLVVELLSRGGRLVEHTRVRRVSGHGNGHRIHVNDAAGQEVEINAAQLVLATGIPILDRGGYFARLKPSRSYCFAFKVPGDITRPMMISTDSPTHSVRYAPVADGERLIVGGAGHTVGREKSPSKALAELLSWARTHYPGAVQTHFWSAQDYTPIDHLPYVGPILPNNETIFIATGFSKWGMTNGAAAALALSSRILGGRMDWSSAFASWSPHELSGLLTAVQSNLEVGFNLTKGWVTPATRTGRRAPNEDESGVVSGPPWHLEARSQVDGIEHRVSPVCPHLGGIVNWNDADMSWECPLHGSRFAPDGTLLEGPATRDLTAHPR; this is translated from the coding sequence ATGACGTCTTTGTGGGTTTCCGACCGGGTCGAACAACCTTGGGCCGTAAGCAAGCTCGATGACGGTCCCCGGTCGGCCGATGTCGTCGTCATAGGCGCGGGCATCACCGGGCTGATGACGGCGGTCCTGTTGGCGCGCGCCGGCAAGGACGTATTGGTGTTGGAGGCACGCACCGTCGGCGCATGCGCCACCGGAAACACCACCGCCAAGGTCAGCTTGTTGCAGGGCAGCCACCTTTCGAAGATCCTGTCCAAACACGGGAAGGGTGTGGCCCGTGCTTACGTCGACGGCAATCGTGAAGGTCAGCAGTGGATCCTGGACCATTGCGCGTCTCACGGCGTGGCGGTGCAGCGCGAAGACGCCTACACCTACGCCCAGTCCGCAAAGGGCATCCTGGCCGCGCGGGCCGAACTGAAGGCGTGCCAGACGATCGGAATACCCGCGGCTTGGGAAGACGATGCCAAGGTGCCATTTCCATACCACGGTGGTGTGCGACTGGCCGAGCAGGCGCAGTTCGATCCCATGTCATTCTTGGACACGTTGGTCGTCGAATTGCTCAGCCGCGGCGGCCGGTTGGTCGAGCACACCCGAGTACGTCGAGTGTCCGGCCACGGAAACGGACATCGCATACATGTCAACGACGCCGCAGGGCAGGAAGTCGAGATCAACGCCGCACAACTTGTGCTAGCCACCGGTATTCCAATTCTGGACCGCGGCGGCTATTTCGCGCGTCTGAAGCCAAGCCGGTCTTACTGCTTCGCGTTCAAGGTCCCGGGCGACATCACCCGACCGATGATGATTTCCACCGACTCCCCCACGCATTCAGTGCGCTACGCGCCAGTGGCGGACGGAGAGAGATTGATCGTGGGCGGCGCGGGCCACACCGTGGGTCGCGAAAAGAGCCCCTCCAAAGCACTGGCGGAGTTGTTGTCATGGGCTCGTACTCACTACCCCGGCGCGGTCCAGACCCACTTCTGGTCGGCGCAGGACTATACCCCTATCGATCATTTGCCCTATGTCGGCCCAATCTTGCCGAACAATGAAACCATCTTCATTGCAACGGGTTTCAGTAAATGGGGCATGACGAATGGCGCCGCGGCGGCGCTTGCGCTATCGAGCCGGATACTGGGTGGCCGAATGGATTGGTCCAGCGCCTTTGCCAGCTGGAGCCCGCACGAACTGTCGGGCCTGCTGACCGCCGTCCAATCCAACCTCGAGGTCGGCTTCAACTTGACCAAGGGCTGGGTCACCCCGGCGACACGGACGGGCCGTCGCGCACCCAACGAAGACGAGAGTGGCGTGGTGAGCGGACCACCGTGGCATCTGGAAGCCAGATCTCAGGTCGATGGCATAGAACATCGTGTTTCTCCGGTATGCCCCCACCTCGGGGGGATCGTGAATTGGAACGACGCCGACATGTCCTGGGAGTGCCCGCTGCACGGCTCGCGGTTCGCGCCTGACGGCACGCTGTTGGAAGGACCCGCCACCCGTGATCTGACCGCGCACCCGCGCTAA
- a CDS encoding GAF and ANTAR domain-containing protein has translation MDSSGPTLRHDLAVRMAELARTIAAPRALVQVLNDVTATAVELIPGADIAGILLVKKGGEFESLADTTGLAAELDNLQHDFREGPCAEAALQETVVRCDDLRTESRWPRYAPAAMELGVLSSLCFKLYTADRTAGALNLFSFRAGVWDADAETTGTVLAPHAAAAILATRHDENMQAALSTRDRIGQAKGIIMERYGVDDVRAFEMLRLLSQESQIKLADVANRVIETRTQSN, from the coding sequence ATGGATTCCTCCGGCCCGACCCTCAGGCACGACCTCGCTGTGCGCATGGCTGAGCTTGCCCGCACGATTGCCGCGCCCCGAGCACTTGTGCAGGTCCTCAACGATGTGACCGCGACAGCGGTGGAGCTCATTCCGGGAGCCGACATCGCCGGAATACTGCTCGTGAAAAAGGGTGGAGAGTTCGAGTCCCTGGCAGATACCACGGGCTTGGCTGCCGAACTTGACAACCTGCAGCACGACTTCCGCGAAGGACCCTGCGCCGAGGCCGCCCTGCAGGAAACGGTTGTGCGATGTGATGATCTCCGGACCGAATCGCGCTGGCCACGCTATGCGCCCGCGGCTATGGAGCTGGGGGTACTAAGTAGCCTGTGCTTCAAGCTGTACACCGCGGACCGCACGGCCGGAGCGCTGAATTTGTTTTCTTTCAGGGCCGGAGTCTGGGACGCCGATGCCGAGACCACCGGCACAGTACTCGCCCCTCATGCTGCCGCCGCGATTTTGGCCACACGTCACGACGAGAATATGCAAGCGGCGTTGTCGACCAGAGACCGTATCGGTCAAGCCAAAGGCATCATCATGGAGCGCTACGGCGTCGATGATGTGCGTGCCTTCGAGATGCTGCGACTTCTATCGCAGGAGAGTCAAATCAAGCTTGCCGACGTTGCCAACCGTGTCATAGAAACGCGCACCCAAAGCAACTGA